The sequence CATCAATTTCCTGACTTCCCTGACTTCATCCCATTTGTTTGCCTTTGCATATATACCTGAGAGGAGGACATAATAGCCAGAATGAGTTGGATCCAGTTCAATTAGCCTGTTACCAACAGAAACCCCCAAATCCACCAGGCCATGTGTCTTGCAAGAAGAGAGTATTGTGCCCCAGAGAACTGGATCAGGTGCAATATGCATCCCTTCGATCAATTCAATGGCATCCGGAACAAGCCCAGCACGACCCAGAAGATCAACCATGCAGCCATAGTGCTCCATTTCTGGCTCAATGCGATATTTCTCCACCATCAGTTTGAAATAGCGTCGCCCCTCAGCAACAAGACCAGAACGGCTACAGCCATTGAGCACACCAACAAAAGTCACATTTGTAGGGGGCAGACCCTCACTGATAAACCGCTCGAAGAGCTCCACCGCATCCCGCCCCAAACCATGAGCAGCAAGGCCACAGATCATGGCGTTCCACGCGAAAACATCCCTCCTCCTCATGCCATCGAAAACCTCCCTCGCAACCGCCACGCACCCGCACTTTGCATACATGTCCACAAGTGCCGCCCCTACATTCATACACACCGGCATCCCCGACGTCTGTACCACATTATGCACAAACTTCCCTTGTTCAAGCAAACCCAACCGTGCTGCTGCTGACAATGCCGTCACCACCGAGGCCTGATTCGGCCTCTTGCCCTGCTCCACCATGTTCCGGAACACTCCCAGCGCCACCTCCAGCTCCTCTTCCTTAACATACCCGCCCACCAGCGTGCTCCAAGAAATCTCATCCCTCActggcatttcgtcgaacacctcccGCGCAACGGCCATCATGCCAGCTCGCACGTACCCCGCGAGAACCTCGTTCCACGTGAGGACGTCCCGCACGCGCCGCAGCTCGTCGAACACCCTCCGCAtcgcccccacgtcgccggagACGCCGTAGAAGTGCACCAGCGCGTTCCGCACGTAGAGGTCGCCCGCGGCGCCCGCCTTCACGGCGAGGGCGTGCACGTGGGAGCCCAGGAAGgagcaggcggaggcggagtgGCCCGCGGCGTTGAGGTGGTTGGAGAtggaggcgaggaggaaggtgaAGGAGTGCGGGTTGCGGCGCCGGAAGCGGGAGAAGAGGGCGAGCGGGAGCGGATGCGGCAGCACGCGGAGGAGGTTGTTGGACGCGAAGGCGGAGGTGGAGTTGGCGCGCCGGAACAGAGCGAGCGGGTAGGCGtagtggtcgccgtcgccgccgccgtcgtcgccgcggtggcgcggcttgtccgggaggaggcgggggaggacggcgaggaggtggggCATGGCGCGAGAGGCGGCGAGCCCGAggacggcgaggcgggcgtGCGCCTGCTGGACTTGGCGGACGGTGGGGCTCGGCGGAAGCAGCGCCGCAAGGAGCTCCCTCGcgttggcggcgcggcgggcctCGAAGGTGGGGGCTCGCcggacggcggccgccgccgccggcggcggcggtggcgcgccgaGCTGCATGGACGAACGGATGCCCTCTCGATCTACCTCGGCTTCTCCCTTCGAGAAGTAAAGATGATTCATATTTGATCTGGACCGTCTGATTTCGATCGCACGGTGCTGATTGACCCACTCGCAATTTCTAATTGTGCAGTTTGAACCATTCAGATTCATTCAAACGGACAGACAAAACGATCTCCATGAGGAACACATTGTCAGATGAACTGATGTCCCTTTGAATGAGAATAAAAATCAAACTAGAATACTCACCTATCTAACAAAGGAATTCGATCAAATCTCTACATTTCAAAATAAGTCTGGAGAAGGACGATGATTTGGAAAAGTTTGGTGTTGTTTGAATAATTGAACCAAGTTTACTAAGGTCTATTTAGAAGAGTTTCTGACCATTGCAGTTTCTCCTAGAATTATAAGCTCCCCAAacattctagttttttttagattCCTAGAATTATAAGCTCCCCAAacattctagttttttttagattCCGAGAGAAGTTGTAGTGATAGAatacagaaaataaattagaaaccaAAAGCTAggaaatacttttttttttacgcaagCTAGGTAGTTACTAACTAGTTGCTTCTTAGAATTTTAAACTCCCAAAGACCAAAACAACCCTTAAAGATGCATTCGGACTCTTCGGCAAACAAAACGAGACAcatattaacacatgattaattaagtattagctaaaaaaactttaaaaaaaataccgttTAGTTATTTGGAAAACGTGCGTATGGAAAACAAGGAAAATGAAGTTGGCAACATTGACTTAAGAACACAGCCATTAACCCATCAACATCCAGGGACACAATCTTGAATTGAGTTTCCTACTGATGACAAGTTAATACCAACTACAGTACTAATCAGAATCTCCATCTCAGTTACAAGCATGGTGAAGAGTTAATAGAGTTGCCGTGTCTCCCTACCACAAGAACTCAGTGAGATGGCAACGATGCATTTGGCCATTCCCAGAGAAGCTCATAAGGTTGATGCAGCTCTCCCTCCTGGCAAACCTCATCTTGACCCGACGCCATTCTTCTGAAGACAGCGATCTGGGAGGCGAAGCCTGGTTCATCGCCTGATCCGCCAACGCCACTGAACTCGACGCTGTAGTTGTGCTTCTCTGCGAGTCCGGTAGCCCAGTGCTGGAACTGGGATCTTGTCCACTCGAACTTGTGGTCATGGTTTCGGAACTTGCAAGGACCGGCGTTTTCTTCTGGTTCTTCTTCCTTGTTTGGCATAGCTGATCTCTGGAGGATAGGGTTGTATTCATAGTTGGGTGTTGAAACAATCAGCACCGTAGGGCAGAACGAACTCAAGACGACGTTGCCAAATAAACTTGCTTGGTCCTCCTCTACGTGCTCAATCACCTGCAAGTAGCTTTGGTCAGTCGAATAGCATGTCCAACTAAATCTAACGTTTGAGAGATCGAAGAGAAATCCACATCAGCATTTGTAAGGATGGACTTCCCATTGTACTACTATGAACAAAATAATGAATCCACATCAGCATTTCTAAGGATGGACTTCCCATTGTACTACTATACAAACGTGATTAGGCTATGTGATTCTTAATCCAATCAATTAATCGTGGTATCCATGTACTAGAGGCAATTGAGAAGACAGCAGAAACAGTTCAGGAGTAACTGACCTCAAGACAAGTGCCAATGTCAAATCTGTATAAGCGAGAATCAAAATCCGTTATAGAACCATCATATAGCACAGCCGTTGGAACACTTGTCTGCATCAACGATTTCTTGCTCAGCTTCTGATGAAGGCTCTGCAAATTCAGAGAGATGAAAGGAGTCATTCCCAAGCATTGGAGAGAACAAAAGGGATGGTTCAAAGGGTGAACTAACTATCAACAGTCATCAAGGCTCTGTTACGTACCTTTGCTGCTCGTGTGAGACCCTTCCGAGAAATGTCAACACCAACAACTTCTTCAAGGGTTGTTGGATGCTCAAGCAATGAATCAAGAAGGCTACCAGATCCACAGCCAAAATCAACCTGAACAAATTTACTTCAATAGTGATAAACTAATATGCTTGGCAAATATGGAAGtaggatgagaaaaaaaaaattaccaatgTGGTAGCATGCAGCTCATTGATGTACCGAACAGCGAATTCCACTCTTTGTTTAGATAAAGGAGGATTAAACAAGGCTTTTTCCATTCTATCTTCTAATGGTTCAGTTACCTGCAATACCTTTACAGAGAACTCCAAGAAGCAATTGTCTGCAAGGATGGTTAAAACTTGAGCATAGTGCTTCAGCCAAATTCAAGCTGGTAATGAAAATTATCAGACTGAGGTGTTAAAGATTGGACCTCACCTCTAGATATCTTGGAAAGGTCATGAGAAAACTCATTAGCTGCAGCAAGGATCAAATCCCTAGGAGGCAATTCAGCTATGAAACATGCACTTTGATTAACTGACAGCTGACTTACGCATGATTCAATCTGATTCTTAACAGCCCCAGTCCCTATCTCAAACTCAAACTCATTGTTGCTTTCTAGCATATATCTGTTTGTTTTGTCCTTCACCACCAAGGAAGCAGTATAGCTTATGCAAGTCAATGATCCATGGGATGGAAAAACACCAGAATCTGGACCATCAACGTGTGCTAAAACTGCATTGTTTTCAAGCTTTTGTTTTGAGGTATCCATAGAAAGCGATCCAACTGTACTGCATGTACTTGAGTCATCACCTCCTGTGTTACCATAAATAGATAAGAACATGGCAAATTCATGCAAAAAATTATCTGGACATATTGTGAAGCCATCAGTGCTCTTAGAATGAGAGAGCTTCAGTACGTGCTTGTTTGGTTGCTTGAAATAACTACAGAACCAAATCAACACCTTCAATGAAGAATTGTGAATGGCATCAGATTCCTTGCTCCAAGTGTCAGCTGTCGAATACTCCAATAAAAGCTCTTGCttctttgaatatattttgacatCACATTTGAACATATCTGGGTTTTCCTTGTCATTCTTTCCACCGCTAGCACACTGATTTTCAGTATTCTTTAGCACGTCCATCTCCTCGGAGCTTACATGTGATCCTAACACTTTACAAGAGGCACTTACCCTATTGACAACGAAGTAGGGCTCTGCTAGTCTGTGAAGGCG is a genomic window of Oryza glaberrima chromosome 7, OglaRS2, whole genome shotgun sequence containing:
- the LOC127778662 gene encoding pentatricopeptide repeat-containing protein At3g62890-like, coding for MQLGAPPPPPAAAAAVRRAPTFEARRAANARELLAALLPPSPTVRQVQQAHARLAVLGLAASRAMPHLLAVLPRLLPDKPRHRGDDGGGDGDHYAYPLALFRRANSTSAFASNNLLRVLPHPLPLALFSRFRRRNPHSFTFLLASISNHLNAAGHSASACSFLGSHVHALAVKAGAAGDLYVRNALVHFYGVSGDVGAMRRVFDELRRVRDVLTWNEVLAGYVRAGMMAVAREVFDEMPVRDEISWSTLVGGYVKEEELEVALGVFRNMVEQGKRPNQASVVTALSAAARLGLLEQGKFVHNVVQTSGMPVCMNVGAALVDMYAKCGCVAVAREVFDGMRRRDVFAWNAMICGLAAHGLGRDAVELFERFISEGLPPTNVTFVGVLNGCSRSGLVAEGRRYFKLMVEKYRIEPEMEHYGCMVDLLGRAGLVPDAIELIEGMHIAPDPVLWGTILSSCKTHGLVDLGVSVGNRLIELDPTHSGYYVLLSGIYAKANKWDEVREVRKLMSSRGTSKSAGWSLMEAHGKVHKFLVGDTYHKDSVQIYDTLDMINKRLTEAGYVPDVSSVLHDIGDEEKVHAVKVHSERLAIAYGFIVLEAGSPIRIVKNLRVCGDCHEFSKMVTMVFQREIIVRDGSRFHHMKEGKCSCLDYW
- the LOC127779707 gene encoding small RNA 2'-O-methyltransferase gives rise to the protein MPLRLRGGGGSKRGMPAAPTVTPKAVIHQKYGAKACYSVEEVREAVDGGCPGLALPQQTRSVYRCSLDLPGLTVVTPGTFVRKKDAEQAAAQIALDKLGIQPTANAPSTPEEAWDELIARISGFFADENFPSSSHPLIGHMCVTFRRTGDRFGMIPMSAIAACDVKVIGLCKLIDPKAEFDPLLVLSLIYNAAKKSPGVSVSDSNFWIRSQKPYSPEAVDLALQHWSGITNPIEVDGIFVPCVMEDEPKTIRLTLSHNEHYMGDIVSKLSASDSSHAVVSRTVGKASSEIRLYFSAPNVQFVSEISNNVVSSLGDGYMESLINKRASFISGQTIYGDAILANVGYTRRDSELHTEDVTLSNYYRILLGKSPDGNYKISRDSILVAELPSVYSRSSWKGLSPRDLLCSFCRLHRLAEPYFVVNRVSASCKVLGSHVSSEEMDVLKNTENQCASGGKNDKENPDMFKCDVKIYSKKQELLLEYSTADTWSKESDAIHNSSLKVLIWFCSYFKQPNKHVLKLSHSKSTDGFTICPDNFLHEFAMFLSIYGNTGGDDSSTCSTVGSLSMDTSKQKLENNAVLAHVDGPDSGVFPSHGSLTCISYTASLVVKDKTNRYMLESNNEFEFEIGTGAVKNQIESCVSQLSVNQSACFIAELPPRDLILAAANEFSHDLSKISRDNCFLEFSVKVLQVTEPLEDRMEKALFNPPLSKQRVEFAVRYINELHATTLVDFGCGSGSLLDSLLEHPTTLEEVVGVDISRKGLTRAAKSLHQKLSKKSLMQTSVPTAVLYDGSITDFDSRLYRFDIGTCLEVIEHVEEDQASLFGNVVLSSFCPTVLIVSTPNYEYNPILQRSAMPNKEEEPEENAGPCKFRNHDHKFEWTRSQFQHWATGLAEKHNYSVEFSGVGGSGDEPGFASQIAVFRRMASGQDEVCQEGELHQPYELLWEWPNASLPSH